In the genome of Nocardioides seonyuensis, one region contains:
- a CDS encoding ABC transporter permease, with amino-acid sequence MTTRTAEGTFAPHPGGAPLASQVRAQATMEARLMLRNGEQLLLALVIPVMALVGGVAGAERLGIDLDGHRPVDVLTPGVLALAVMSTAFTSIAIATGFERRYGVIKRLGASPLPRHGLLLGKVVALLNVVALQLVLLVVVGLTLGWEPSSLSPAISVGATALAVATGTWAFASLGLFVAGVMRAEATLALANLVYLLMMAGGGVVLPTSSYGQAAVFIQWLPSAALGDAMRAALLDASVDGRAVVILLAWAVLGTLLTARTFSWE; translated from the coding sequence GTGACCACCCGCACGGCCGAGGGCACCTTCGCGCCGCATCCCGGTGGCGCGCCCCTGGCGTCCCAGGTCCGCGCCCAGGCCACCATGGAGGCGCGGCTCATGCTGCGCAACGGCGAGCAGCTGCTGCTCGCCCTCGTCATCCCGGTCATGGCACTCGTCGGAGGCGTCGCCGGCGCCGAACGCCTCGGGATCGACCTCGACGGCCACCGGCCGGTCGACGTCCTCACCCCGGGCGTGCTCGCCCTCGCCGTGATGTCGACCGCCTTCACCTCGATCGCCATCGCGACCGGCTTCGAGAGGCGCTACGGCGTGATCAAGCGGCTCGGTGCCTCGCCCCTCCCCCGGCACGGGCTGCTGCTCGGCAAGGTGGTCGCCCTCCTCAACGTCGTGGCGCTACAGCTCGTGCTCCTGGTGGTCGTCGGCCTCACCCTCGGGTGGGAGCCGTCCTCACTGAGCCCTGCGATCTCGGTGGGTGCAACGGCGCTCGCCGTCGCCACCGGCACCTGGGCGTTCGCCTCGTTGGGACTCTTCGTGGCCGGTGTGATGCGCGCCGAGGCGACGCTCGCCCTCGCCAACCTCGTCTACCTCCTGATGATGGCCGGCGGGGGCGTGGTCCTCCCCACGTCCTCCTACGGACAGGCGGCCGTGTTCATCCAGTGGCTCCCCTCGGCCGCGCTGGGCGATGCCATGCGTGCCGCCCTGCTCGACGCCTCGGTCGACGGACGCGCGGTCGTCATCCTCCTGGCATGGGCCGTCCTGGGGACCCTGCTCACCGCGAGGACCTTCTCGTGGGAGTGA
- a CDS encoding ABC transporter ATP-binding protein, producing the protein MPADSPAVEIDGLVMAYGAKTAVDGLSLRVERGTVTAVLGPNGAGKTTTLETCEGYRRPQAGVVRVLGLDPQRQRGALLPRIGVMLQSGGAWSGVRAVEMLDHVAAMHAHPLPTPVLVERLGLGDCGKTPYRRLSGGQQQRLGLAMALVGRPELVFVDEPTAGMDPQARRTTWDLLEEVRADGVTVVLTTHHMDEAEHLADHIHIIDHGRLIATGTPSELTRGGSTATIRLVVNRPFPESAPESLRTELGPGTEIRQLDAVSMLISGPADPTTLGRVSRWCEAHDVLPQTLTLGQRNLEDVFLELTGRGLS; encoded by the coding sequence GTGCCTGCCGACTCCCCCGCCGTCGAGATCGACGGCCTGGTGATGGCCTACGGCGCCAAGACGGCCGTCGACGGCCTCTCCCTCCGAGTCGAGCGCGGCACGGTCACCGCCGTCCTCGGCCCGAACGGTGCCGGCAAGACCACCACCCTGGAGACGTGCGAAGGCTACCGTCGGCCGCAGGCGGGCGTCGTACGCGTGCTCGGCCTCGACCCTCAGCGACAGCGCGGCGCCCTCCTCCCGCGGATCGGCGTGATGCTCCAGTCGGGCGGCGCCTGGTCCGGGGTGCGGGCGGTCGAGATGCTCGACCACGTCGCTGCCATGCATGCACACCCGCTCCCCACCCCCGTCCTCGTGGAGCGCCTCGGGCTCGGTGACTGCGGCAAGACTCCCTACCGGCGACTCTCCGGGGGCCAGCAGCAGCGGCTCGGGCTGGCGATGGCACTGGTCGGGCGGCCCGAGCTGGTCTTCGTGGACGAGCCGACGGCCGGCATGGACCCCCAGGCACGACGCACCACCTGGGACCTCCTCGAGGAGGTGCGCGCCGACGGGGTGACCGTCGTGCTCACCACCCATCACATGGACGAGGCCGAGCACCTCGCAGACCACATCCACATCATCGACCACGGTCGACTGATAGCCACTGGCACCCCTTCCGAGCTGACTCGTGGCGGGAGCACTGCCACCATCCGCCTCGTGGTCAACCGGCCGTTCCCGGAGTCAGCACCCGAGTCGCTGCGCACCGAGCTCGGGCCCGGCACGGAGATCCGCCAGCTCGACGCGGTGAGCATGCTCATCAGCGGCCCTGCGGATCCCACCACCCTGGGCCGGGTGTCACGCTGGTGCGAGGCCCACGACGTGCTCCCGCAGACGCTGACCCTGGGGCAGCGCAACCTCGAGGACGTCTTCCTCGAGCTGACCGGGCGAGGGCTCTCGTGA